TACGCCGTCGCCCTGTTCACCCGCCGGGTGGCCGAGGTGTACACCGCCCTCGCCGAGGGCGCCCCCGCGCCCGCCGCCGCCTTCCGCCCGGCCGCCCTGCTCGCCGAGGCCGAGCGCGAGCACCTCGGCTCGGAACGGGCCGAGGCCGACCGCGCCCACTGGACGCGGCGCTTCGCCGACCGGCCCGCCGTCACCGGCCTCACCGAGGAGAGCGCCCCCGCCGCGCCCGCCGCACTGCGCCACCGGATCGAGCTCACCGCGACGGAGTCCGCCACCGTGCTCGCCGCCGCCCGGGCCACCCGCACCACGTGGGCCGAGGCGGCCACCGCCGCCCTCGCGGTCTACCTGCACCGGATGACGGGCACCCGGGACGCCGTCCTCGGCATGCACTTCATGGCCCGCACCGCCCCCGGTACCCTGCGGGTGCCCGGCATGGCCGTCAACATCCTCCCCGTCCGGCTGGCCGTGACCGGTACGGACACCTTCGGGCAGTTGCTGCGCCGCGCCGCCGGCGAACTCAAGGACGCCCGCCGCCACCAGCTGCACCGCGGCGAGGAGATCCGCCGCGAGCTCGGCCTGGTCGGCACCGACCACCGCCTGTACGGCCCGCTCCTCAACCTCAAGCCCTTCGACCTCGACCTGGACTTCGCGGGTACCCCCGGACGGACCGTCAACCTGGCCTCCGGCCCGATCGAGGACTTCTCGCTCTCCGTCAGCAAGACCCCGGCCGACCGGCTCGTGCTGGAGTTCGACGCCAACCCGGCCCTCCACACCGCCGCCGGCCTGGCCGGGCACGCCCGGCGCTGCGCCGGCCTGCTGATCCGGCTGGCCGCCGATCCCGAGCGGCCGGTGGGCGAACTCCAACTGCTCGCCGACGCCGAACTCGGCGCCGTCCTGCACGACTGGAACGACACCGCCCACGCCGTGCGCGAAGGCACGCTGGTCGGCCGGGTCGCCGAACGCACCGCCGCCACCCCGGACGCGGTGGCCGTCGTCTTCGAGGGCGCCGCCCTGACCTACCGCGAACTCGACCGGCGCGCCGACGCCCTCGCCCGCACCCTGGTCGCCGCCGGGGCCGGGCCCGACCGGGTGGTCGCGGTCGCGGTGCCGCGCTCCGCCGAGCTGATGGTCGCCCTGCTCGGCGTCCTCAAGTCCGGCGCCGCCTATCTGCCGCTGGACACCGAGTACCCGGCCGAGCGCCTCGCGTACACGGTCGAGGACGCCGCCCCGGTGCGCGTGGTCACCGTCCCCGAGGTGCTGGAGCGCCTGCCCGCGAACGCCCGCGCCCTCGCCCTCGCCCTCGGGGACGAGCCGGCGCCCGACGTCCGGCTCCCCGAGGCCCGCCCCGACCACGCCGCGTACGTCATCTACACCTCCGGCTCCACCGGGCGCCCCAAGGGCGTCGTCGTCACCCACCGCGCCATCGTCAACCGGCTCGCCTGGATGCAGCACGCCCACCGGCTGCGCGCCGACGACCGGGTCCTGCAGAAGACCCCGGCCGGCTTCGACGTCTCCGTCTGGGAGTTCTTCTGGGCCCTGTGCGAGGGCGCCGCGGTCGTGCTGGCCCGCCCGGCCGGCCACAGGGACCCGGCCTACCTCTGCGCGCTGATCGCCGAACAGCGCGTCACCACCCTGCACTTCGTGCCCTCGATGCTGCGCGCCTTCCTGGAGGAGCCGAGCGTCGCCGCGCTCTGCACCGGTCTGCGCCGGGCGTTCTGCTCGGGCGAGGCGCTGCCCGGCGACGTCGTCGAGCGCTGGCACGCCACGCTGCCCGCCGTCCCGCTGCACAACCTGTACGGGCCGACCGAGGCCGCCGTCGACGTCACCCACCACCGCACCGAGCCCGCCGCGGGCGTCGTCCCGATCGGACGCCCGGTCTGGAACACCCGTCTGTACGTCCTGGACGCCCGGCTGCGCCCCGCGCCGGTCGGCGTGCCCGGCGAGCTGTACCTCGCCGGCGTCCAGCTCGCCCGGGGCTACCTCGGCCGGCCCGCACTGACCGCCGAACGCTTCGTCGCCGACCCGTTCGCGGGCGACGGCACCAGGCTGTACCGCACCGGCGACCTGGCGCGCTGGGCCCCCGACGGCGCCGTCGAGTACCTCGGCCGCACCGACGACCAGGTCAAGGTGCGCGGCTTCCGGATCGAGCTCGGCGAGATCGAGGCCGCCCTCGAAGCGCAGCCCGGCGTCACCCGGGCCGCCGTGACGGCCCGGGAAACCACCCCGGGCGGCGCGCGGCACCTGGTCGGCTACGTGGTCCCGGCCCCCGCCGATCCCGAGGCCCTGCGCGGGGCTCTGGCCCGCACCCTGCCCGAGCACATGGTGCCCGCCGTCCTGGTGGGCCTGGACACCCTGCCGCTCAGCCTCAACGGAAAGCTCGACCGCAGGGCGCTGCCCGCCCCGGCCCGCGGCGACGCGGACGCCCGGGCCCCGCGCACCGAGGCCGAGCGGGTGCTCGCCGCCCTGGTCGCCGAGATCCTCGGGCTGCCGGAGGTCGGCGTCGACGACAACTTCTTCTCGCTCGGCGGCGACAGCATCTCCGCCATCCAGCTCGGCAGCCGCGCCCGCGGGGCCGGCTGGGAGATCACCCCTCGGGTGGTGTTCGAGCGCCGTACGGTCGCCCGGATCGCCGCCGCGGCCGAGGCCACCCGTGCGTCGGCGGCCCCCGCCGAGCCGGCCGCCGACGCCCTCGGCGACCTGCCGCCCACCGCCGTCAGCGAGTGGCTGCGCGGCCGTGGCGGCCCCGTCGCCCGGTTCGGACAGCACGCCGTCGTCACCCTGCCGGCCGCCCTCGACCGGGACCGGCTGGCTGCCGCCCTGCAGACACTGACCGACCGTCACGACGCGCTGCGGCTGAGCCTGCGGATCGAGCCCGACGGCCGCTGGATCCAGCAGATCCGGCCGGCCGCACCCCGGGCCGAGCTGCTGCGCCACGTCGAGGTCGCCCCGGGGGAGCTCGACGCCGCCGCCGCACGGGAGCGCGAGAGCGCCGCCGACCGTCTCGACCCCGAGCGGGGCGTCGTCCTACAGGCCGTCCATCTGGACGCCGGGCCCGGGACCCCGGGCCGGCTGGTGCTGGCCCTGCACCACCTCGTGGTCGACGGCGTCTCCTGGCGCATCCTGCTGCCGGACCTGCGCGACGCCTACGAGGGCCGCGACCTCCACCCGGTGACCACCCCGCTGCGCCGCTGGGCCACCGGCCTCGCCGACGCCGCCGGCTCCGACGCCGTCCGGGCCCAGCTGCCGCACTGGCAGGCGGTGCTGGCCGAGGGCGCCGGTCCGCTGCTCGGCGACCGCCCGCTCGACCCGGCCCGCGACACCCTGGCCGGCACCCGTCACCTCACCCTCACCCTGCCACCCGCCCGAACCGCCCCGCTGCTCGGCGCCGTGCCCGCCACCCACCGGGCCGGCGTGGACCACGTCCTGCTGACCGCGCTCGCGCTGGCGGTGCTCGGGCGCCGCCGGGCCAGGCACGGCGGGGCGAGCCGCCCCGACCTGCTGCTCCGCCTGGAGGGCCACGGCCGCGAGGACGCGCTCGTCCCCGGCGCCGACACCGCCCGTACGGTCGGCTGGCTGACCACCGAGTTCCCGGTCCGCCTCGACCTGGCGGGGATCGACCTCGCCGAGGCCCTGGCCGGCGGCCCCGCCGCCGGGCGCGCCCTGGCCCGGGTCAAGGAGCACCTGCGCGCGCTGCCCGACGCCGGGGCCGGGTACGGCCTGCTGCGCCACCTCGATCCGGTCGGCGCCGCCGCCCTCGCCGACACCGAGGCCCCCCAGCTGCTGTTCAACTACCTCGGCCGGTTCGGTGCCGGGCAGGAGCCCTGGAGCACCGGCGCCGAGGCCTTCGCGGCGAGCGCCGATCCCGCGATGCCCGCCGCTCACGCCCTGGAGATCGGCGCCTTCGTCCACGACCGCGCCGACGGCCCCGAGCTGGCCGTCCACCTCGGCTGGCCGCAGGGCGTCCTCACCGAGCAGGCCGTCCGCGACCTCGCCGAGCGGTGGTTCGCCGCCCTGGACGCGCTGACCGCCTACGCGGGCCGCGCCGACGCCGGCGGCCTCACCCCCTCGGACGTGCCGCTGGCCGCCGTCACCCAGCCCGTACTGGACGCGCTGGCCGCCGAGCACCCCGCCACCGTGGACGTCCTGCCGCTCTCCCCGCTCCAGGAGGGCCTGCTCTTCCACGGCCTCTACCAGGACGCGGACGGCGCGGACGACCTCTACACCTCGCTGACCGCGCTCGACCTGCGCGGCCCGCTCGACCGCGAGGCGCTGCTCGACGCGGTCGACGCGGTGGTCAACCGGCACGCCGCGCTGCGCTCCGCCTTCACCGCCGCCGTCCCCGGCCGCCCGCTCCAGCTGACGGCCGAACGGGTCACCGTGCCCTGGACCGTCCACGACCTCAGCACGGTGACCGCCGACCGCCGGGCCGTCGAGATCGCCCGGATCGAGCACGAGGAGGCCGCCCGGCGCTTCGACCTGGCCCGCCCGCCGCTGGTGCGCTGCGCCCTGGTCACCCTCGGCCCGGAGCACCACCGCCTGGTCCTGACCCGCCACCACATCGTGATGGACGGCTGGTCGACACCGGTCCTGCTGCGCGAACTGATCGGCGCGTACGGCGCGGGCAGCGCCGACGCGCTGCCCGCGGTGACCCCCTACGCCGACCACCTGGCCTGGCTGGCCGCCCGCGACGGCGCCGCCGACACGGCGGCCTGGCGGGCCGCGCTGGCCGGCCTGGAGGCGCCCACGCTGCTCGCCGACGTCCTCGGCCGGCCCGTCGAGGGACCGGCCGCCGCCGGCGCCGAGATCGACCTGCCGATCCCCGCCGCGCTCTCCGCACGGCTCACCGCCACCGCCCGCCGACACGGACTGACGCTGAACACCGTCGTCCAGGGCGCCTGGGCGATCCTGCTCGGCCGCCTCACCGGCCGCCGGGACGTCGTGTTCGGCGCCACCGTCTCCGGGCGCCCCAGCGACATCCCCGGCGTGGAGTCGATGGTCGGCCTGTTCAGCAACACCGTCCCGGTGCGCTTCGCGCCGGAGGAGGACGAGCCGGTCGCCGAGGCGCTCGGCCGCCTCCAGGCGCAGCAGTCCGCGCTGCTCGACCACCAGTACCTCGGTCTGGCCGACATCCAGGCCGAGGCCGGACACGGCACCCTCTTCGACACCCTGCTGGTCTTCGAGAACTACCCCGTCGACCCCGATCTGCTGACCGCCCGAGGCCTGCGGGTGGCCGGCATCACCCACCACGGCGCCACCCACTACCCGCTGACCGTCCTCACCCTGCCCGGCGAGGCCCCGCGGCTGACCGTCGAGTACCGCCCCGACGTCCTCACCGCCGAGCAGGCCCGCGCCACCGGCAGCCGCCTGCTCGGCCTGCTGGAGCAGATCGCCACCGCCCCCGCCACCGCGGTCGGCGCGCTGGAGATCCTGGACGCCGCCGAACGCGCCGGCCTCCTCGACGAGCGGAGCGCCACCGCCCGTCCGGTGCCCGACCGCACCGTGGTCGACGCGTTCCGGGCGCAGGCCGCCGCCACCCCCGACGCCACCGCCGTCGTCTTCGGCGCCGAGCGCCTCGGCTTCGCCGAACTGGCGGCCCGCGCGGAGCGCACCGCCCGCCACCTTGCCGCCCTCGGCGCCGGCCCCGGCACGGTCGTGGCCCTCGCCCTGCCGCGCTCCGCCGACCTGGTCGCCGCGCTGCTCGGCGTGCTCGGAGCCGGCGCGGCCTACCTGCCGGTCGACCTCGACCACCCGGCCGAGCGGATCGCCCTGATGCTCGCGGACGCCGAACCGCTGCTCACCCTCACCACCGCCGAGGTCGCCGCCCGGCACCCGGTGCTCGCCGCCCACGGCCGGGGCGCCGTCCTGCTCGCCGAGCTGGGCACCCGCGACGCCGAGCCGGCCCGCCCGCACGCCGACGACCTCGCGTACGTCATCCACACCTCCGGCTCCACCGGCCGGCCCAAGGGCGTCCAGGTGTCGCACCGGGGCCTGGCCAACATGCTGGAGCACCACGGCTCCACCGTGTTCGCCCGGGCCGTCGAGGCGGCCGGCGGCCGGCGCCTGCGCGCCGCGCACACCGCCTCCTTCTCCTTCGACTCCTCCTGGGAGCAGCTGCTCTGGCTGATCGGCGGCCACGAACTGCACGTCTACGACGAGGATCTGCGCCGCGACCCGCAGGCCCTGACGGCCCGGCTGATCGCCGACCGGATCGACACCCTGGACGTGACCCCGTCCTTCGGCGGCCAGCTCGTCGAGTGGGGCCTGCTGGACAACGAGGAGCACCGCCCGGTGCTGTTCCTGGTCGGCGGCGAGCCCTGCGGCGAGGCGCTGTGGACCAGGATCCGGGAGACCGAGGGGGTGATCGGCCACAACTTCTACGGACCGACCGAGTACACCGTCGACGCCCTCGGCGCCGCCCTGGCGGACAGCGCCACCCCCTTCGTCGGCCGCCCGATCGGCAACACCCGGGTGTACGTCCTGGACGCCCGGCTGCGTCCCGTCCCCGCCGGGGTGCCCGGTGAGCTGTACATCGCCGGACCGGGACTCGCCCGCGGGTACGGCAACCGGCCCGCATTGACCGCGGGACGCTTCGTCGCCGACCCGTTCGCGGGCGACGGCACCCGGATGTACCGCACCGGCGACGTCGGGCGCCGGCGCGCCGACGGCAGTCTCGACTACCTCGGCCGCGACGACGACCAGGTGAAGATCCGCGGTTTCCGGGTCGAGCCCGGCGAGGTGGAGGCGGCCCTCGCCGCGCTGCCCGGCGTCGCCCGGGCCGCCGTCGTGGTCGGCGGCAGCGGCGCGGTGCGCCGCCTGGTCGGCTACGTGGCCCCCGCCTCGCTCGACCCGGTCGCGCTGCGCAAGACCCTCGCGCAGTCGCTGCCCGAGTACCTCGTCCCCGCGGCGATCCTCCCGCTGGCGGCGCTGCCGCTGAACGTCAACGGCAAGCTCGACCGGAGCGCCCTGCCCGAGCCGGAGGCCGCGGCCCTCGACGCCCCGGCCGGCCGCGCGCCGCGCGACGAGCGCGAGGCGGTGCTCTGCGGGATCCTCGCCGACGTGCTCGGCCTGCCCCGGATCGGCGTCGACGACGACTTCTTCGACCTCGGCGGGCACTCGCTGCTGGCCACCCGCGTGATCGGCCGGGTCCGGGCCGCGCTCGGCGTGGAGGCCGCCGTGCGGGACCTCTTCGAGACCCGCACCGCCGCCCGCCTCGCCGCCCGGCTGCGCACCGCCGCCGCGAGCCGGCCCGGCCCCGCCGCCCGGCCGCGCCCCGCGCTGCCGCCGCTCTGCGCCGCACAGGCCCGGCTCTGGTTCCTCCACCGCCTCCAGGGCCCGAGCACCGCGTACACCATCCCCTGCGCGCTGCGGATCGACGGCCCGCTCGACCCCGACGCGCTGCGGGCGGCGTTCGGCGACGTGCTGGCCAGGCACGAGGCGCTGCGCACGGTCTTCCCCGACCTCGACGGCCGCCCGTACCAGCGGATCCTCACTCCGGCCGAGGCCGGCCTGCCGTTCGCGGTGGAGGAGGTGACGCCGCACCTGCTGGACGCGGCGGTCGCCGCCGCCGGGGCGTACGCCTTCGAACCGGCCACCGAGATCCCGGTGCGCGCCACCCTGCTGGGCGCCGGGCCCGAGCGGCACGTGCTCAGCATCGCGCTGCACCACATCGCCGGTGACGAGTGGTCCGAGGGCGTGCTGCTGCGCGACCTCGACCGGGCCTACGCCGCCCGGCTGGCCGGCTCCGCGCCGGCGTTCGCCCCGCTGCCGCTGCAGTACGCCGACCACGCGCTGTGGCAGGCCGAGCTGCTCGGCGAGCAGGACGGTCCGGCCGCCGCCCAGAGTGCCTACTGGACGCAGCGCCTCGCCGGGCTGCCCGCCGAGCTGGCCCTGCCGGCCGACCGGCCCCGCCCCGCCGAGGCCACCGGCCGGGGCGGCGCCGTCCGCCTGCGCCTGCCCGGGGAACTGCACACCGCCCTGCGCGACTACGCCCGGCGCACCGCGAGCACCCCCTTCATGGTCACCCAGGCCGCCGCCGCGCTGCTGCTCGGCGGGCTGGCGGGCACCACCGACGTGGCGCTCGGCACCCCGGTCGCCGGACGGTCGGACGAAGCGGTGGAGCAGGTCGTCGGGTTCTTCGTCAACACCCTGGTGCTGCGCCACGACCTGGCGGGCGAGCCGACCTTCGACGAGCTGGTCACCCGCTCCCGGGAGGTGGTGCTCGGCGCGCTGGCCCACCAGGACCTCCCCTTCGACCGGCTGGTGGAGATCGTCAACCCGGAGCGCTCGCTCGGGCGCCACCCGCTGTTCCAGGTGATGGTCCAGCACCGCAAGGAGGCGGGCGGGCTGGACCGCCTGCTCGGTGCCCGCACCGCACTGCTGCCGGATCCGGTGCACGCGGCCCGCTTCGACCTCGCGCTCACCTTCGCCGAGTCCGCCGACGGCGCCCGCACCGACCTTACCGTCATCCACGCCGAGGACCTGTACGACCGCTCCACCGCCCGCCTGTTCGGGGAGCGGCTGCTCCGGGTGCTGGAGCAGGCGCTGGCCGCCCCCGACCGTCCGGCCGCCCGGATCGAACTGACCTCCGCCCAGGAGCGCCGGGGCCTGGCGGGCGAGTGGAACGCCACCGAGCGCGAAGTCCGCCCCGGTACCCTGCTCACCCGCATCGCCGAACGGACCGAGGCAACGCCGGACGCCGTCGCCGTGCTCTTCGAGGACGAGCGGCTGACGTACCGGCAGCTGGACGGACGAGCCGCCCGGCTGGCCCGGGTGCTGGCCGCCGCTGGGGCCGGCCCCGACCGGATCGTGGCCGTCGCCGTCCCGCGCTCCACCGAGCTGATGGTCGCCCTGCTGGCCGTCCTCAAGTCCGGCGCCGCCTACCTGCCGCTGGACACCGAGTACCCCGCCGAGCGGCTGGCCGCCATGATCGAGGACGCCGGGCCGGTCTGCGTGCTGACCCTGCCGGGCCAGGAGGCCGGGCTGCCCCGGGTGCCCGGCGTGCCCGTCCTGCTGGTCGACACAGCCGCCGCCGCTGACGCCGCTGACACCGCCGCTGACGCCGGTACCGGTGCCGCCGGAGCCCGGGCCGACCGTCCGCAGGCCGAGCCGGTGGCCCCCGGCCCCGACCACGGCGCGTACGTCATCTTCACCTCGGGCTCCACCGGCCGCCCCAAGGGCGTCCTGGTCAGCCACCGCGCCATCGTCAACCGGCTGGACTGGATGCGCGAGGTCTACAGCATCACCGCCGCCGACCGCGTCCTGCAGAAGACCCCGGCCGGATTCGACGTCTCGGTCTGGGAGTTCTTCCTTCCGCTGGTCAGCGGCGCCGCCGTGGTGCTGGCCCGGCCCGGCGGCCACCGCGAACCGGAGCACCTGGCCGCCCTGGCCGCCCACCGCCGGGTCACCACCGCGCACTTCGTACCCTCCATGCTGGCCGCCTTCACCGCGGCGGCCGAGCAGGACGAGGCGATCCGCGCGGGCTTCAGCGGCGTCCGCCGGGTCTTCTGCTCCGGCGAGGCCCTGCCGGCCGGCGCCGTCGACCGCTTCGCCGCGCTCTGGCCGCAGATCGACCTGCACAACCTGTACGGGCCCACCGAGGCCGCCGTCGACGTGACCTACCACCGGGCCTGGGCCGGTTCGGGGGTGGTCCCGATCGGGCGGCCGGTCTGGAACACCCGCCTGCACGTGCTGGACGCCCGGCTGCGGCCGGTGCCGGTCGGCGTGCCCGGTGAGCTCTACCTCGGCGGCGTCCAGCTGGCCCGGGGCTACCTGGGCCGGCCGGGGCTGACCGCGGGTCGCTTCGTCGCCGACCCGTTCCGCCCCGGGGAGAGGATGTACCGCACCGGCGACCTGGTGCGCCGCCGGGTCGACGGCGAGGTCGAGTACCTCGGCCGCACCGACGACCAGGTGAAGATCCGCGGCTTCCGGATCGAACTCGGCGAGGTCGAGGCCGCGCTGGCGGCCGCGCCGGGTGTCGGCCGGGCCGCCGTCAGCGCCCGTCCGTTCACCGAGGGCGGCGCCCGGCAGCTCGCCGGGTACGTGGTGCCGCGGCCCGGCGCCGCCGTG
The sequence above is drawn from the Kitasatospora sp. NBC_00315 genome and encodes:
- a CDS encoding amino acid adenylation domain-containing protein, translated to MAEASTDTPQAGPTGPVELTAAQAGVLAAQRIDPGSPAYNVGQYVELDGPLRPELLEAALRSTLAEADGLHVRLAEHQGRTVQLPTRFAAEQWRLPHLDTRGAADPVAAAVALVQGQLAVPVALEGPEAGPLSGSLLVRTGESSHLWFQWFHHLVVDGYAVALFTRRVAEVYTALAEGAPAPAAAFRPAALLAEAEREHLGSERAEADRAHWTRRFADRPAVTGLTEESAPAAPAALRHRIELTATESATVLAAARATRTTWAEAATAALAVYLHRMTGTRDAVLGMHFMARTAPGTLRVPGMAVNILPVRLAVTGTDTFGQLLRRAAGELKDARRHQLHRGEEIRRELGLVGTDHRLYGPLLNLKPFDLDLDFAGTPGRTVNLASGPIEDFSLSVSKTPADRLVLEFDANPALHTAAGLAGHARRCAGLLIRLAADPERPVGELQLLADAELGAVLHDWNDTAHAVREGTLVGRVAERTAATPDAVAVVFEGAALTYRELDRRADALARTLVAAGAGPDRVVAVAVPRSAELMVALLGVLKSGAAYLPLDTEYPAERLAYTVEDAAPVRVVTVPEVLERLPANARALALALGDEPAPDVRLPEARPDHAAYVIYTSGSTGRPKGVVVTHRAIVNRLAWMQHAHRLRADDRVLQKTPAGFDVSVWEFFWALCEGAAVVLARPAGHRDPAYLCALIAEQRVTTLHFVPSMLRAFLEEPSVAALCTGLRRAFCSGEALPGDVVERWHATLPAVPLHNLYGPTEAAVDVTHHRTEPAAGVVPIGRPVWNTRLYVLDARLRPAPVGVPGELYLAGVQLARGYLGRPALTAERFVADPFAGDGTRLYRTGDLARWAPDGAVEYLGRTDDQVKVRGFRIELGEIEAALEAQPGVTRAAVTARETTPGGARHLVGYVVPAPADPEALRGALARTLPEHMVPAVLVGLDTLPLSLNGKLDRRALPAPARGDADARAPRTEAERVLAALVAEILGLPEVGVDDNFFSLGGDSISAIQLGSRARGAGWEITPRVVFERRTVARIAAAAEATRASAAPAEPAADALGDLPPTAVSEWLRGRGGPVARFGQHAVVTLPAALDRDRLAAALQTLTDRHDALRLSLRIEPDGRWIQQIRPAAPRAELLRHVEVAPGELDAAAARERESAADRLDPERGVVLQAVHLDAGPGTPGRLVLALHHLVVDGVSWRILLPDLRDAYEGRDLHPVTTPLRRWATGLADAAGSDAVRAQLPHWQAVLAEGAGPLLGDRPLDPARDTLAGTRHLTLTLPPARTAPLLGAVPATHRAGVDHVLLTALALAVLGRRRARHGGASRPDLLLRLEGHGREDALVPGADTARTVGWLTTEFPVRLDLAGIDLAEALAGGPAAGRALARVKEHLRALPDAGAGYGLLRHLDPVGAAALADTEAPQLLFNYLGRFGAGQEPWSTGAEAFAASADPAMPAAHALEIGAFVHDRADGPELAVHLGWPQGVLTEQAVRDLAERWFAALDALTAYAGRADAGGLTPSDVPLAAVTQPVLDALAAEHPATVDVLPLSPLQEGLLFHGLYQDADGADDLYTSLTALDLRGPLDREALLDAVDAVVNRHAALRSAFTAAVPGRPLQLTAERVTVPWTVHDLSTVTADRRAVEIARIEHEEAARRFDLARPPLVRCALVTLGPEHHRLVLTRHHIVMDGWSTPVLLRELIGAYGAGSADALPAVTPYADHLAWLAARDGAADTAAWRAALAGLEAPTLLADVLGRPVEGPAAAGAEIDLPIPAALSARLTATARRHGLTLNTVVQGAWAILLGRLTGRRDVVFGATVSGRPSDIPGVESMVGLFSNTVPVRFAPEEDEPVAEALGRLQAQQSALLDHQYLGLADIQAEAGHGTLFDTLLVFENYPVDPDLLTARGLRVAGITHHGATHYPLTVLTLPGEAPRLTVEYRPDVLTAEQARATGSRLLGLLEQIATAPATAVGALEILDAAERAGLLDERSATARPVPDRTVVDAFRAQAAATPDATAVVFGAERLGFAELAARAERTARHLAALGAGPGTVVALALPRSADLVAALLGVLGAGAAYLPVDLDHPAERIALMLADAEPLLTLTTAEVAARHPVLAAHGRGAVLLAELGTRDAEPARPHADDLAYVIHTSGSTGRPKGVQVSHRGLANMLEHHGSTVFARAVEAAGGRRLRAAHTASFSFDSSWEQLLWLIGGHELHVYDEDLRRDPQALTARLIADRIDTLDVTPSFGGQLVEWGLLDNEEHRPVLFLVGGEPCGEALWTRIRETEGVIGHNFYGPTEYTVDALGAALADSATPFVGRPIGNTRVYVLDARLRPVPAGVPGELYIAGPGLARGYGNRPALTAGRFVADPFAGDGTRMYRTGDVGRRRADGSLDYLGRDDDQVKIRGFRVEPGEVEAALAALPGVARAAVVVGGSGAVRRLVGYVAPASLDPVALRKTLAQSLPEYLVPAAILPLAALPLNVNGKLDRSALPEPEAAALDAPAGRAPRDEREAVLCGILADVLGLPRIGVDDDFFDLGGHSLLATRVIGRVRAALGVEAAVRDLFETRTAARLAARLRTAAASRPGPAARPRPALPPLCAAQARLWFLHRLQGPSTAYTIPCALRIDGPLDPDALRAAFGDVLARHEALRTVFPDLDGRPYQRILTPAEAGLPFAVEEVTPHLLDAAVAAAGAYAFEPATEIPVRATLLGAGPERHVLSIALHHIAGDEWSEGVLLRDLDRAYAARLAGSAPAFAPLPLQYADHALWQAELLGEQDGPAAAQSAYWTQRLAGLPAELALPADRPRPAEATGRGGAVRLRLPGELHTALRDYARRTASTPFMVTQAAAALLLGGLAGTTDVALGTPVAGRSDEAVEQVVGFFVNTLVLRHDLAGEPTFDELVTRSREVVLGALAHQDLPFDRLVEIVNPERSLGRHPLFQVMVQHRKEAGGLDRLLGARTALLPDPVHAARFDLALTFAESADGARTDLTVIHAEDLYDRSTARLFGERLLRVLEQALAAPDRPAARIELTSAQERRGLAGEWNATEREVRPGTLLTRIAERTEATPDAVAVLFEDERLTYRQLDGRAARLARVLAAAGAGPDRIVAVAVPRSTELMVALLAVLKSGAAYLPLDTEYPAERLAAMIEDAGPVCVLTLPGQEAGLPRVPGVPVLLVDTAAAADAADTAADAGTGAAGARADRPQAEPVAPGPDHGAYVIFTSGSTGRPKGVLVSHRAIVNRLDWMREVYSITAADRVLQKTPAGFDVSVWEFFLPLVSGAAVVLARPGGHREPEHLAALAAHRRVTTAHFVPSMLAAFTAAAEQDEAIRAGFSGVRRVFCSGEALPAGAVDRFAALWPQIDLHNLYGPTEAAVDVTYHRAWAGSGVVPIGRPVWNTRLHVLDARLRPVPVGVPGELYLGGVQLARGYLGRPGLTAGRFVADPFRPGERMYRTGDLVRRRVDGEVEYLGRTDDQVKIRGFRIELGEVEAALAAAPGVGRAAVSARPFTEGGARQLAGYVVPRPGAAVDGEAVRAAVAAVLPAHMVPAVVTVLDALPLSVNGKLDRKALPAPGRRERAAAPVGHTPAKALARVFAEVLGLPEVAEEENFFALGGDSIVSIQLVSRARKAGFEIAAKDVFTHPTPAALAAAAKGTPRPIPAVRAPEPVQADGELPVLPVVHWLRERGGPIDRFNQSVLLTVPPTLREQPLRRALAALAGDHPALRLRLDRTDGVWTEEILPVGVAPAATDPATLRRVEGADLALISREADAAVAALDPDRGRILRAVWFDAGAGQDGRLLLTVHHLAVDGVSWRTLLPGLATAYTALAGGARPAPEPEGHTLRAWSERLLGHAQERSRTAELGYWRSALAGPGGPLAALAADPVRDTVATLRTLRRILPADRTAPLLTAVPQVFGAGVDDVLLTALALGVAAARPQAAPALQVDLEGHGRGGSESAALTPDLARTVGWFTTVHPVRLDLAGIDPADALTGSAAAGRALKQVKEQLRAVPDRGLGHGLLRHLNPQTAPQVAALPRSEVLFNYRGRTDGAGGPLGGWPLAPQDERSAVAAAAGPDPEMAAGYPLEIDAVVQAGPDGRPELAVEWSWPRALLTEAEVTELADAWFDALDALARHTAGGAAGGVTPSDLSLVSLGQAQIDRLESRLESRLGSRLGSRSEPRPRRRR